One genomic segment of Manis pentadactyla isolate mManPen7 chromosome 1, mManPen7.hap1, whole genome shotgun sequence includes these proteins:
- the LOC130679478 gene encoding nascent polypeptide-associated complex subunit alpha, muscle-specific form-like, giving the protein MRAPPEVPQSGRKGRASGCPRPAAAVTAPARAPPPPRVQAAPPPRRVSAAAAPAPGPPGHALRPTEEAGPAPPPGRRARPRPALAPTSAGKRVAVRNGRGADDCLPAARTPHPARVIVQDGQPARRGGVRLRLRRARVTVTRHLGAGPRGQGAPAGAGGCAGGRLGLVSCPDPGEAGQRLTSQTRMKMPAVNYLFATSELGDMEDIARH; this is encoded by the exons ATGCGGGCGCCTCCCGAGGTGCCGCAATCCGGCCGCAAGGGCAGGGCCTCCGGGTGCCCGCGGCCGGCCGCCGCGGTGACGGctcccgcccgggccccgccgccgccccgcGTCCAGGCCGCGCCGCCGCCTCGCCGGGTCTCGGCCGCCGCAGCCCCAGCCCCGGGTCCTCCCGGGCACGCGCTGCGGCCG ACGGAGGAGGCCGGCCCTGCGCCGCCGCCCGGCCGCCGCGCCCGGCCGCGCCCCGCGCTCGCCCCTACCTCAGCCGGCAAGCGGGTGGCCGTTCGCAACGGCCGCGGCGCCGACGACTGCCTACCGGCCGCCAGAACCCCGCACCCAGCGCGAGTCATAGTACAGGACGGGCAGCCGGCGCGGAGGGGTGGGGTCCGACTGCGCCTGCGCAGGGCGCGCGTCACTGTGACGCGGCACCTGGGCGCGGGGCCGCGGGGGCAGGGAGCACCTGCGGGCGCCGGCGGGTGTGCTGGAGGGCGTCTGGGGCTCGTCTCCTGTCCCGACCCTGGCGAGGCTGGGCAGCGGCTGACG TCACAGACAAGGATGAAAATGCCAGCCGTTAACTACTTGTTTGCAACCAGTGAACTAGGAGACATGGAAGACATTGCCCGGCATTGA